Proteins encoded by one window of Pseudostreptobacillus hongkongensis:
- a CDS encoding MetQ/NlpA family ABC transporter substrate-binding protein, translated as MFKKLLLFIAMMFTTFALANDKVIKVAAAGHPMNEIVKIAAGELEKKGYKVEITLLTDYVTANKGLEAGDFDANFHQHEPFMGVFNERNNGHLVKVVPVYDVYVGFYSTKYKNKASIPNGAKVAIPNDPTNQDRALRILAKEGLISLKSKNGLYNLSDVNNSKKNLQFMPVPIPSLVQAYKEADLAFNWPSHMLKIGVHVKDALFTETGSNKRYSIILASRQDNKNSQKIKDLAKAMTSSSVKKFLKDNYSQEGYPVF; from the coding sequence ATGTTTAAAAAATTATTGTTATTCATCGCTATGATGTTTACTACATTTGCTTTAGCAAATGATAAAGTGATTAAAGTTGCAGCAGCTGGACACCCTATGAATGAAATTGTTAAGATCGCAGCTGGTGAATTAGAAAAGAAAGGCTATAAAGTTGAAATAACTTTATTAACAGACTATGTAACTGCAAATAAAGGGTTAGAGGCTGGAGATTTTGATGCTAACTTCCATCAACATGAGCCATTTATGGGTGTGTTTAATGAAAGAAATAATGGACATTTAGTTAAAGTTGTACCTGTTTATGATGTTTATGTAGGATTTTATTCAACTAAATACAAGAATAAAGCAAGTATACCTAATGGGGCTAAAGTTGCTATACCTAACGATCCAACTAATCAAGATAGAGCTTTAAGAATTTTAGCTAAAGAAGGATTAATAAGTTTAAAATCTAAAAATGGATTATATAATTTATCAGATGTTAATAATTCTAAAAAGAATTTACAATTTATGCCTGTTCCAATTCCAAGTTTAGTACAAGCATATAAGGAAGCAGATCTTGCATTTAACTGGCCATCACATATGTTAAAAATAGGTGTTCATGTAAAAGATGCTTTATTTACTGAAACAGGATCTAACAAAAGATATTCAATAATACTTGCATCAAGACAAGATAATAAAAATAGTCAAAAAATAAAAGACTTAGCAAAAGCTATGACATCAAGTAGTGTTAAGAAATTCTTAAAAGATAATTATAGTCAAGAAGGATACCCAGTATTCTAA
- a CDS encoding methionine ABC transporter permease: MDLELILSIKDTMIMVLIPTICALLIGIPLGSILYLSKKGSIKENMWIYIPVNVYINVVRSFPFLIFVVVLIPLTRLVFGTAFGLLPASFPICFVAVALYARFVEQSFHDVDTGVIDAALSMKATTFQIIWHFLLVESRSSLVLGLTSAIISFISYSTVMGIVGGGGIGDYAMRYGYYEYNYELVYKVVLIMIFIVFVIQFLGTYISNKLNKKRRDF, translated from the coding sequence ATGGATTTAGAATTAATACTTTCAATAAAGGATACTATGATAATGGTTCTTATACCAACCATATGTGCTCTTTTAATAGGGATTCCTTTAGGATCTATACTATATTTATCTAAAAAGGGATCTATAAAAGAAAATATGTGGATATATATACCAGTGAATGTATATATTAATGTTGTTAGAAGTTTTCCATTTTTAATATTTGTTGTTGTACTTATACCTCTTACAAGACTTGTATTTGGAACAGCTTTTGGACTTCTTCCAGCAAGTTTTCCTATATGCTTTGTAGCAGTTGCTCTTTATGCAAGATTTGTTGAACAGTCATTTCATGATGTTGATACTGGAGTAATAGATGCAGCACTTTCTATGAAAGCTACTACATTTCAAATTATATGGCATTTTTTACTTGTTGAGTCAAGAAGTAGTTTAGTATTAGGACTTACATCAGCTATAATTAGCTTTATATCTTATTCTACTGTTATGGGAATAGTAGGTGGTGGAGGAATAGGAGATTATGCTATGCGTTATGGTTATTATGAATATAACTATGAGCTGGTATATAAAGTAGTCCTTATAATGATATTTATTGTTTTTGTTATACAATTTTTAGGTACATATATATCTAATAAATTAAATAAGAAAAGGAGAGATTTTTAA
- a CDS encoding ATP-binding cassette domain-containing protein codes for MKLENIKKKFEDFEINVNFEVEDGEIYGLVGRSGSGKSTILKIIQGLVKQDSGLIKFERKSLLSSYVFQDFNLLYNKTVFQNVELPLILKGVKNKKKVEDALTFVGLLDKKDSYISSLSGGQKQRVAIARAIVTEPDLLLCDEVTASLDKIVKDEIIALFKKINKEYNTTILIVTHELDVAKKLCDRVSVIENGNILDTFDVKKEIEKENDQSYLEYVREVLK; via the coding sequence ATGAAATTGGAAAATATAAAGAAAAAGTTTGAAGATTTTGAAATAAATGTAAATTTTGAAGTTGAAGATGGTGAAATTTATGGATTGGTTGGTAGGTCTGGTAGTGGAAAATCAACTATTCTTAAAATTATACAAGGATTAGTCAAACAAGATAGTGGTCTGATTAAATTTGAAAGAAAAAGCTTATTATCATCTTATGTATTTCAAGACTTTAATCTTTTATACAATAAAACTGTTTTTCAAAATGTTGAATTACCTTTAATTTTAAAAGGAGTAAAAAATAAGAAAAAGGTTGAAGATGCTTTAACATTTGTTGGATTATTGGATAAAAAAGATAGCTATATTTCCTCTTTATCAGGAGGACAAAAGCAAAGAGTAGCTATAGCAAGAGCTATAGTAACGGAACCAGATTTACTACTTTGTGATGAAGTAACTGCTTCGCTTGATAAAATAGTCAAGGATGAAATAATAGCTTTATTTAAAAAAATAAATAAGGAATATAATACAACTATATTAATAGTAACACATGAATTAGATGTTGCTAAAAAATTATGTGATAGAGTATCTGTTATTGAAAATGGAAATATATTAGATACTTTTGATGTGAAAAAAGAAATAGAAAAAGAAAATGATCAAAGTTATTTAGAATATGTAAGGGAGGTATTAAAATAA
- a CDS encoding DMT family transporter, producing the protein MIKNRYLLGVFFILLSAIGFSTLQMIVKLLPDVSVGNKMFFRNIVITIITFIVIKMEGISLKVDKKDIPLLSLRVICGTLGVIISFYTLMYIPLADSTIMQKLSSFIMLILSYIFFKEKFTSIHFIGLFIAFIGVIFIVKPGSSSFSFGYILAMLGACCTALAYISIRGLGIRGNINPFAIVFYFSFVSCVIFIPELIINTPSLDLKTLMLLLSIGIFGSIGQYGITFAYKFASSREVGVFEYTQVIFSSILGIVFLNEIPDIYSVIGYVIITVTGIYMFNYNKK; encoded by the coding sequence ATGATAAAAAATAGATATTTATTAGGAGTGTTTTTTATACTTTTATCAGCAATAGGATTTTCTACATTGCAAATGATAGTTAAATTATTGCCTGATGTAAGTGTTGGTAATAAAATGTTTTTTAGAAATATAGTAATAACAATAATAACTTTTATAGTTATTAAAATGGAAGGTATTAGTTTGAAGGTTGATAAAAAAGATATTCCTTTACTTAGTTTAAGAGTAATATGTGGTACATTAGGTGTAATTATTAGTTTTTATACTTTAATGTATATACCACTTGCTGATTCTACTATAATGCAGAAACTTTCAAGTTTTATAATGCTAATACTGTCATATATATTTTTTAAAGAAAAATTCACGAGTATTCATTTTATAGGACTTTTTATAGCTTTTATAGGAGTTATATTTATAGTCAAACCTGGTAGTTCGAGTTTTTCATTTGGATATATACTTGCAATGTTGGGGGCTTGTTGTACGGCTTTAGCATATATTAGTATAAGGGGTCTTGGAATAAGAGGAAATATAAATCCTTTTGCTATAGTTTTTTACTTTTCTTTTGTTAGTTGTGTAATATTCATACCTGAATTAATAATAAACACACCTAGTTTAGATTTAAAAACATTGATGTTATTATTATCTATAGGAATATTTGGTTCTATAGGACAATATGGAATAACTTTTGCATATAAGTTTGCAAGTTCGCGTGAAGTAGGAGTTTTTGAGTATACGCAGGTTATATTTTCTTCTATATTAGGTATAGTATTTTTAAATGAAATACCTGATATATATAGTGTTATTGGTTATGTTATAATAACAGTTACGGGCATATATATGTTTAATTATAATAAAAAATGA
- the hemW gene encoding radical SAM family heme chaperone HemW: MRNIDGIYIHIPFCNRRCYYCDFHVFINMNDKIEKYVDYLIKEIELYPKYKYNTIYFGGGTPSLLNENQIIRILSVLDKTDDAEITLELNPSDMNLEKLKAIRGAGINRLSIGFQSFDDEMLKFMNRDHSSAKAKETYRNARIAGFDNISLDLIFGVPGQSMKMLENDLTEFINLNPEHLSIYSLIWEEGTNFTRRLEKGELKALDEDLEADMFIKIRETLKNNGYTHYEISSFSRLGKNSKHNIKYWQNIEYVGVGVNATSYYDGKRFSKVKALTRYYKFIDEGIIPINDKTIEIVDEKEVDNLKYILGLRMLEKGVEYTENEKIEKLIKRGLLEVKEGRLYLTEEGIMLSNEVFVEFV; the protein is encoded by the coding sequence ATGAGAAATATAGATGGTATATACATACATATACCTTTTTGTAATAGAAGGTGTTATTATTGTGATTTTCATGTATTTATAAATATGAATGATAAAATAGAAAAATATGTTGATTATCTTATTAAAGAAATTGAGCTATATCCTAAATATAAGTATAATACAATATATTTTGGTGGAGGTACTCCTTCTCTTTTAAATGAAAATCAGATAATTAGAATATTGAGTGTTTTAGATAAAACAGATGATGCTGAAATAACTTTAGAATTAAATCCAAGTGATATGAATTTAGAAAAGTTAAAGGCCATAAGAGGGGCAGGGATAAATAGATTGAGTATAGGATTTCAAAGTTTTGATGATGAAATGCTTAAATTTATGAATAGAGATCATAGCTCAGCTAAAGCAAAAGAAACATATAGAAATGCAAGAATTGCAGGTTTTGATAATATATCATTAGATTTAATCTTTGGAGTTCCTGGTCAAAGTATGAAAATGCTTGAAAATGATTTAACTGAATTTATTAATCTTAATCCAGAACATCTTTCTATTTATTCTTTAATTTGGGAAGAAGGAACTAATTTTACAAGGAGATTAGAAAAAGGAGAATTAAAAGCTTTAGATGAAGATTTAGAAGCCGATATGTTTATAAAAATAAGAGAAACTCTAAAAAATAATGGTTATACTCATTATGAAATTTCATCATTTTCTAGATTGGGTAAAAATAGTAAACATAATATAAAATACTGGCAAAATATTGAATATGTAGGAGTGGGTGTTAATGCTACAAGTTATTATGATGGTAAAAGATTTTCTAAGGTAAAGGCTTTAACTAGATATTATAAGTTTATAGATGAAGGAATTATACCAATAAATGATAAAACTATAGAAATAGTTGATGAAAAAGAAGTGGATAACTTAAAATATATTTTAGGTTTAAGAATGCTTGAAAAAGGTGTAGAATACACTGAAAATGAAAAAATAGAAAAACTTATAAAAAGAGGTTTGTTGGAAGTTAAGGAAGGAAGACTATATTTAACAGAAGAAGGTATAATGCTTTCTAATGAAGTTTTTGTTGAGTTTGTATAG
- a CDS encoding Nif3-like dinuclear metal center hexameric protein yields MLNLAKLSEKFEERFPLELAENWDNVGLLVGDKDKKINKVLVCLDLTYQAIKKAKEENVDLIISHHPLIFSPSKKILKDDLLGGKILELIENKIAVYAAHTNLDSGKGGLNDYVLSKMNLKGEIYDYDLIPLRKVILDEEWELSDLAKYIKNELGLKNIRIVRSKQNKKIKKLGLTTGGGDSFIPQVLSDVDLFITGDLRHHIALDSSEQDLHLIDLEHYGSEKFVVDLLENILKDIDADLEVIKYNSSDVFEYL; encoded by the coding sequence ATGCTAAACTTAGCTAAACTATCAGAAAAATTTGAAGAAAGATTCCCTTTAGAACTTGCCGAAAATTGGGATAATGTTGGATTATTAGTTGGAGATAAAGATAAAAAAATAAATAAAGTTTTAGTTTGTCTTGATTTAACATACCAAGCTATAAAAAAAGCAAAAGAGGAAAATGTTGATTTAATAATTTCTCACCATCCTTTAATATTTTCACCTTCTAAGAAGATACTTAAAGATGATTTACTTGGAGGAAAAATTTTAGAGCTTATAGAAAATAAGATTGCAGTATATGCAGCACATACTAACCTTGATTCAGGTAAAGGTGGATTAAATGATTATGTTTTATCTAAAATGAACTTAAAAGGAGAAATTTATGATTATGATTTAATTCCATTAAGAAAAGTTATTTTAGATGAAGAATGGGAATTATCAGATTTAGCTAAATATATAAAAAATGAGTTAGGTCTTAAAAATATAAGAATAGTTAGATCAAAACAAAATAAAAAAATTAAAAAATTAGGTCTTACTACAGGAGGTGGAGATAGTTTTATACCTCAAGTTTTAAGTGATGTTGACTTATTTATTACTGGAGATTTAAGACATCATATAGCTCTTGATAGTAGTGAACAAGATCTACATTTAATAGATCTAGAACATTATGGAAGTGAAAAATTTGTTGTAGATTTATTAGAAAACATATTAAAAGATATAGATGCTGATTTAGAGGTTATAAAATATAATTCAAGTGATGTTTTTGAATATTTATAA
- a CDS encoding MFS transporter yields MFKSNNTVLFSILMIIITLFLVFYLSKRYKLNKKQLMIFTILVLFWSSVSIIRSYRKPYVITNVEMGGLGLDVALAAQIASAYGLISFFLRLPLFIFSDILNKKKIFIQFGMILMAIASILVVFKPSYNTLYISSLSMGVCASMIAIFNVIFSETFAKDNTTVSVSILASAPLLGEFIAAPIQFLGTYGEYKNFWFLWISSTVIAIITLILTFFLKEIEIEKKELTIKKIGVVVKNKAFIFICFIALVQSYVKFSTSGTNMLAYGKNIEMSSLLLAYSDAIFAIFQLIASVLVGTYFIKKIRVERTLQLGILFSMLFFIIAINTNNPIIVFLAYAFNGLGYGLIYTSLISIALEYFDSSYRNISMGIFQAFFSAGIFWGDYIHKWLGNLNLGILNIDNSKNMFLVAFMVSIIGLILCNINISIKNKNN; encoded by the coding sequence ATGTTTAAAAGTAATAATACCGTTTTATTTTCTATATTAATGATAATTATTACCCTATTTTTAGTTTTTTATCTTAGTAAGAGATATAAACTAAATAAAAAACAATTAATGATATTTACTATATTAGTATTGTTTTGGAGTAGTGTAAGTATAATAAGATCATATAGAAAACCTTATGTTATAACAAACGTGGAAATGGGAGGACTGGGACTTGATGTTGCTCTTGCAGCTCAGATTGCATCTGCTTACGGGCTTATAAGTTTTTTCCTTAGGTTACCTTTATTTATATTTAGTGATATTTTAAATAAAAAAAAGATATTTATACAATTTGGTATGATACTAATGGCTATAGCTTCTATATTAGTTGTCTTTAAGCCAAGTTATAATACATTATATATTTCATCACTATCTATGGGTGTGTGCGCTTCTATGATAGCTATATTTAATGTTATATTTTCTGAAACATTTGCAAAAGATAATACAACTGTTTCAGTTTCTATACTTGCATCAGCTCCTTTACTTGGAGAATTTATAGCTGCTCCTATACAATTTTTAGGAACTTATGGAGAATATAAAAACTTTTGGTTCTTATGGATATCTTCTACTGTTATTGCAATAATAACACTTATATTAACATTTTTCTTAAAAGAAATAGAAATAGAAAAAAAAGAACTAACTATAAAAAAAATAGGTGTAGTTGTTAAAAATAAAGCATTTATATTCATATGTTTTATAGCACTAGTTCAATCTTATGTTAAGTTTTCTACTAGTGGTACCAATATGTTAGCATATGGTAAAAATATTGAAATGAGTTCACTTTTATTAGCTTATAGTGATGCAATCTTTGCTATATTTCAATTAATTGCAAGTGTTCTTGTAGGTACTTATTTTATAAAGAAAATAAGGGTTGAAAGAACTCTTCAACTAGGAATATTATTTTCTATGTTATTTTTCATAATAGCTATTAACACTAATAATCCTATCATAGTATTTTTAGCCTATGCATTTAATGGTCTTGGATATGGACTAATATACACTTCCCTTATATCTATTGCACTTGAATATTTTGATAGCAGTTATAGAAATATAAGTATGGGAATATTTCAAGCATTTTTCTCAGCCGGAATATTTTGGGGTGACTATATTCATAAATGGCTTGGTAACTTAAATTTAGGTATTCTAAATATAGATAATTCTAAAAATATGTTCTTAGTTGCATTTATGGTTTCTATAATAGGACTTATTTTATGTAATATAAACATATCTATAAAAAACAAAAATAATTAG
- the asnA gene encoding aspartate--ammonia ligase — protein MNLIIPENYATSLDIMQTEIAIKEIKDFFERGLADALNLTRISAPLFVVKSTGLNDDLNGIERPVQFDMKEAPGDNIEIIHSLAKWKRMALKRYGVKEGYGIYTDMNAIRRDEDLDNTHSIYVDQWDWERVITKEDRARGLEFLKEIVTKIYKVFLATEAFLNMKYHELKIVLPNDIYFLTSQELEDMYPNLTPKERENEITKKHKAVFLMKIGKVLNGGEKHDGRAPDYDDWELNGDILVWNDVLKSAFELSSMGIRVDKDSLRKQLEIAGNKERENYDFHKMLLNDELPLTIGGGIGQSRMCMFLLQKAHIGEVQASIWTKEIETKCKENGINLL, from the coding sequence ATGAATTTAATTATTCCAGAAAATTATGCTACAAGTTTGGATATAATGCAAACAGAGATAGCAATAAAAGAAATTAAAGATTTTTTTGAAAGAGGTTTAGCAGATGCTCTTAATTTGACAAGAATTTCAGCACCACTTTTTGTTGTTAAATCAACAGGTTTAAATGACGATTTAAATGGAATTGAAAGACCAGTTCAATTTGATATGAAGGAGGCACCAGGAGATAATATAGAGATTATTCATTCCCTTGCAAAATGGAAAAGAATGGCTCTTAAACGTTATGGTGTAAAAGAAGGTTATGGTATTTATACAGATATGAATGCTATAAGACGTGATGAAGATTTAGATAATACTCATTCTATTTATGTAGATCAATGGGATTGGGAAAGAGTAATAACAAAAGAAGATAGAGCAAGAGGTTTAGAATTCTTAAAAGAAATAGTTACTAAAATTTATAAAGTATTTTTAGCAACAGAAGCATTTTTAAATATGAAGTATCATGAATTAAAAATAGTTTTACCTAACGATATATACTTCTTAACTTCTCAAGAATTAGAAGATATGTATCCAAATCTTACACCAAAAGAAAGAGAAAATGAAATTACTAAAAAACATAAAGCAGTATTTTTAATGAAAATAGGTAAAGTTTTAAATGGTGGAGAAAAACATGATGGACGTGCTCCAGATTATGATGATTGGGAATTAAATGGAGATATTCTAGTATGGAATGATGTGTTGAAATCAGCTTTCGAATTATCATCTATGGGTATAAGAGTAGATAAAGATTCTTTAAGAAAGCAATTAGAAATAGCAGGAAATAAAGAAAGAGAAAATTATGATTTCCACAAAATGTTATTAAATGATGAATTACCTCTTACAATAGGAGGAGGAATAGGACAATCAAGAATGTGTATGTTCTTACTTCAAAAAGCTCATATTGGTGAGGTTCAAGCATCTATTTGGACAAAAGAAATAGAAACAAAATGTAAAGAAAATGGAATAAACTTATTATAA
- the ligA gene encoding NAD-dependent DNA ligase LigA, with the protein MKDIALIYEKLKKDIEKYNHHYYNLDESLITDFEYDMLLKELEALENRYPELKSENTPTNTVGGVSSDKFSKVRHKVPMLSLSNTYNIDDLRAFDLRCKKIIETDIEYVLELKLDGLSISLIYEKGRLVRAVTRGDGSVGEDVTENVLQILSIPKTLNESIDLEVRGEIVLPLKEFERINIEREENGEVVFANPRNAAAGTLRQLDKNIVKERNLDCYLYYLVNAENYGIKTHLESITYIEKLGFKTTRVFNVCKNIEELEKEIDYWDSKRKKLDYETDGLVIKVNDFKYYEKLGYTAKSPRWAIAYKFKAEQKETKLLDITYQVGRTGVITPVAELKAVNVSGSIVRRASLHNFDEIDRLGLKIGDTVIVEKAAEIIPQIVKVELEKRNGMEKDILIPLNCPSCDSTLTREDTLVALKCKNSHCIEKVKRRIEYFVSRDALNIQGMGNKIIEKFVDLDILKDFTDIYSLKNYRSELISLEKMGEKSVEKLLDNIEKSKDTSFDKVFYALGIEFVGKTTSRIIVNELGNIENIINSDVERLKLCEGVGEKVAFSIFNFFKGEENIKIIEKMKKIGFTLSKEKEVITNNSFITNKSFLATGKLEQYSRDEIKEIILKNGGKYLSSISKNLDYLIVGEKAGSKLQKAKDLGIDILNENEFLEKLKKGSE; encoded by the coding sequence ATGAAAGATATAGCTTTAATCTATGAAAAATTGAAAAAAGATATAGAAAAATATAATCATCATTATTATAACCTTGATGAAAGTTTAATTACAGATTTTGAATATGATATGCTTTTAAAAGAACTTGAAGCATTAGAAAATAGATATCCTGAATTAAAATCAGAAAATACCCCAACAAATACTGTAGGAGGAGTATCTTCAGATAAGTTTTCTAAAGTCAGACATAAAGTTCCTATGTTAAGTCTTTCAAATACATATAATATAGATGATCTAAGAGCTTTTGATTTAAGATGTAAAAAGATAATAGAAACTGATATAGAATATGTATTAGAATTAAAACTTGATGGTTTAAGTATTAGTTTGATATATGAAAAGGGAAGACTTGTAAGAGCTGTTACTCGTGGAGATGGAAGTGTTGGTGAAGATGTTACAGAAAATGTTTTACAAATTTTATCTATACCAAAAACTTTAAATGAAAGTATTGATTTAGAAGTAAGAGGAGAAATAGTATTACCTTTAAAAGAATTTGAAAGAATTAATATAGAGCGTGAAGAAAATGGTGAAGTAGTATTTGCTAATCCTAGAAATGCAGCAGCAGGGACTTTAAGACAATTAGATAAAAATATAGTAAAAGAAAGAAATTTAGATTGCTATTTATACTATCTTGTTAATGCAGAAAACTATGGAATAAAAACTCATTTAGAATCTATAACATATATAGAAAAATTAGGTTTTAAAACTACGAGAGTTTTTAATGTTTGTAAAAATATTGAAGAACTTGAAAAAGAAATAGATTATTGGGATAGTAAAAGAAAAAAACTTGATTATGAAACAGATGGACTTGTAATTAAAGTAAACGATTTTAAATATTATGAAAAATTAGGTTATACAGCTAAGTCACCAAGATGGGCTATAGCATATAAATTTAAGGCAGAACAAAAAGAAACAAAATTATTAGACATAACTTATCAAGTAGGTAGAACTGGAGTTATTACACCAGTTGCAGAATTAAAAGCAGTAAATGTTTCTGGTAGTATAGTTAGAAGAGCCTCACTTCATAATTTTGATGAAATAGATAGACTAGGACTTAAAATAGGAGATACAGTTATAGTAGAAAAGGCAGCAGAAATTATACCACAGATAGTTAAAGTAGAATTAGAAAAGAGAAATGGTATGGAAAAGGATATATTAATTCCTTTAAATTGTCCTAGTTGTGATTCAACTTTAACTAGAGAAGATACGCTTGTTGCACTTAAATGTAAAAATTCTCATTGTATAGAAAAAGTTAAAAGAAGAATAGAATATTTTGTTTCAAGAGATGCTTTAAATATACAAGGTATGGGTAATAAAATAATAGAAAAATTTGTTGATTTGGATATATTAAAAGATTTTACTGATATATATAGTTTGAAAAACTATAGATCAGAGTTAATTTCTCTTGAAAAAATGGGAGAAAAAAGTGTAGAAAAACTTTTAGATAATATAGAAAAAAGTAAGGATACTAGTTTTGATAAAGTCTTTTATGCATTAGGTATAGAATTTGTTGGTAAAACAACTTCGAGAATTATAGTTAATGAATTAGGAAATATAGAAAATATAATTAATTCGGATGTAGAAAGATTAAAACTTTGTGAAGGTGTAGGAGAAAAAGTTGCATTTTCAATATTCAATTTCTTTAAAGGTGAAGAAAATATTAAAATTATAGAAAAAATGAAAAAAATAGGCTTTACTCTTTCTAAAGAAAAAGAAGTAATTACTAACAATAGCTTTATAACTAATAAAAGTTTCCTTGCGACAGGAAAACTTGAACAATATTCAAGAGATGAAATAAAAGAAATTATTTTAAAAAATGGTGGAAAGTATCTTTCTAGTATAAGTAAAAATCTAGATTATTTAATTGTAGGTGAAAAAGCAGGTTCAAAATTACAAAAAGCTAAAGATTTAGGTATAGATATTTTAAATGAAAATGAATTTTTAGAAAAATTAAAGAAAGGAAGTGAATAA
- a CDS encoding uracil-DNA glycosylase family protein, whose product MELILKDSFSFGFNISDFAIDRTNLKIIMTGDSLNFVKDNKIIKSIKGKMKKSQNLRFIKYDNQLFQSNDFYAISNQKIYKINSSKYKIEKEIDLNINNSFVDNIQVSSRGNVVYILNNVMYVYNLIDENLKTYPLKFLGEGIYKLYISEENVIIKHRKMGTSDVEILIFNLNTLKIISKFSSSVNHVYSKIVELNYLGSTNTGEIEVWDILESQIKKSYKISDYQITYIDNDYDYFYFGTSIGELIITDKNFNIIKKQIVFNFEISKIIIFNSKIYVMSHNSKFKIFEILDENKMENIIDEFLEKYEINNSYKEFFTSSRVIAIKDFLSNLKHDNIDYTPKENDIFKALRDDLNNIKVCLIGKDPYFQKGVATGLAFEVKSNSWFDEKVNTSLKNMLKLIYKTYTGKYEDINEIREAIKKEDFKILAPIDLFESWRKQGVLLLNSSLTTEIDKAGAHHKFWQDITKTLIEYISTKNKDITYLLWGNDAAVLEKNILSGKIIKHNHPAICGNLNNLNDFMLGKSFEDTKSIINWKGI is encoded by the coding sequence ATGGAATTAATATTAAAAGACAGTTTTAGTTTTGGATTTAATATATCTGATTTTGCAATAGATAGGACAAATTTAAAAATAATAATGACTGGGGATAGTTTAAATTTTGTAAAAGATAATAAGATTATAAAAAGTATAAAAGGTAAGATGAAAAAAAGTCAGAATTTAAGATTTATTAAATATGACAATCAATTATTCCAAAGTAATGATTTTTATGCGATTTCTAACCAAAAAATATATAAGATTAATTCTAGTAAATATAAGATAGAAAAAGAAATTGATTTGAATATAAATAATAGTTTTGTAGATAATATTCAAGTTAGTTCAAGAGGTAATGTCGTATACATTCTAAATAATGTTATGTATGTATATAATTTAATAGATGAAAATTTAAAAACTTATCCTTTAAAGTTTTTAGGTGAAGGTATATATAAGCTATATATATCTGAAGAAAATGTAATAATAAAACATAGAAAAATGGGAACTAGTGATGTAGAAATTTTAATATTTAATCTTAATACTTTAAAAATAATTTCTAAATTTAGTTCTTCAGTAAATCATGTTTATTCTAAAATTGTAGAACTGAACTATTTAGGTTCTACAAATACAGGAGAAATAGAAGTGTGGGATATTTTAGAATCACAAATAAAAAAATCCTATAAAATATCTGATTACCAAATAACATATATAGATAATGATTATGACTATTTCTATTTTGGAACTTCTATAGGGGAATTAATAATAACTGATAAGAATTTTAATATTATAAAAAAACAAATAGTATTTAATTTTGAGATATCAAAAATCATAATATTTAATTCAAAAATATATGTGATGTCTCATAATAGCAAATTTAAAATATTTGAAATATTAGATGAAAATAAAATGGAAAATATAATAGATGAATTTTTAGAAAAGTATGAAATAAATAATTCATATAAAGAGTTTTTTACAAGTAGTAGAGTAATAGCTATAAAAGATTTTTTAAGTAATTTAAAACATGATAATATAGATTATACACCTAAAGAAAATGATATATTTAAAGCTCTAAGAGATGATTTAAATAATATTAAGGTTTGTTTAATAGGTAAAGATCCATATTTTCAAAAAGGTGTTGCAACTGGTCTTGCATTTGAGGTTAAAAGTAATAGCTGGTTTGATGAAAAAGTTAATACTTCACTTAAGAATATGCTTAAATTAATATACAAGACATATACAGGTAAATACGAAGATATAAATGAAATTCGTGAAGCTATAAAAAAGGAAGATTTCAAAATATTAGCACCCATAGACTTATTTGAAAGTTGGAGAAAACAAGGAGTACTTTTACTTAATTCATCATTAACAACAGAAATAGATAAAGCTGGAGCTCATCATAAATTTTGGCAAGATATTACAAAGACTTTGATAGAATATATAAGTACAAAAAATAAGGATATTACCTATTTATTATGGGGTAATGATGCTGCAGTTTTAGAAAAGAATATTTTAAGTGGTAAGATAATTAAACATAATCACCCAGCTATTTGTGGAAATTTAAATAATCTTAATGATTTTATGTTAGGTAAATCATTTGAAGATACAAAAAGTATAATTAACTGGAAAGGGATATAA